From the genome of Mucispirillum schaedleri ASF457:
TTAAATATTAAATTAAATAGAATGGTAGATAAAATTGTTTTCTCTGCAGATAATGGTCAAGTCATGGCTGAATATGACAATGTTTCTGAAAGCTCATATAATATTGCAGATAATAACAGCTATGTTAGAGCAACAGTTTATTTTGACAATGGCTCAACAGCTTATTTTAACCCAGTAATAAGAACTAATAATGGGGGGGGGCTGAAACCTGATATGCCACAGGTATTAGTAAATTATCCTTTAAGTATTATTAAGTGGATATTTACAGCTGTAGTATTTTTGTCTATACTTTATTTTATTGCCAGAAAATTAAAAAAATAATAGAAAAATATAAATTTTAAAAATAGAAACGCCATGATAGTCCTATATCATGGTTTTCTATTTCCCAGTGATTTTTATAAGCATATTTTATCTCTATTGAATTATTTTGTGTTACAGGAATAGTATATCCAAAACTGCCGCCAAATTCTGCTCCAAGGTTATCTAATACAAAATATCTGTAATAGCCGCGAGCTAAAAATTTACCACCAATAAAACTATACATTAAGCCAATATCGCCGCCAAACCCAAGCCCTGTCCAATAAGGATTATACCCTTCAGAAAAAGCTAAATCCACATCAGCCATAATCCAAGATGAAAAGCCGCCACCTGCAAAAGTAACTCCAACACCGCCCCTTATATATGGAGTAAAAAAACTGCCATTTTTATAGTCCCTTTCTTCTCCTGCTGCTTCTATCTTCCAAGAAAGCGATTTTGTCATACGGCTTACAGGAGAATATGACGAAAACTTTAATAATGCTGCTTCAGGCACAGTTACTTCATTTGTGCGAGTATTCCACCTGACATTTACATCTAAAACAGAAAGCTGACTGTTTTGGATAAACCCTTTATCTATATCATCTAAATCATGAAAACCTAATTTAAATCCTGCTTCAGTATAAAAATCTTTAAAATTTTCTGCACCCACTCCAATACTTATTCGTGTAATATTATGACCTTCATCAGGAGAGCCGGGCTCATCTATTTTTTTATGGCTTACTACCCCAAGTTTTGCCCTGTTTGCAAGTATATTGATTGTAGCTGCCTGATACTCTTTAACTATCTGTTCTGTAAGATATTCCTTTTGCAGAAAATTAAACCGCATAGCCTCTATTGCTAAATCATATATAGCGGCTTTTTCTTCTACTGAATAATTACTGTTATTAATATCATCAATAGTTTTTTTGCCTTTTGCTACATCCTGAGCAAGTGTAACTGCTTTATTCGGCAGTCCTTTAGAGTATATTTCTAATATTTTTATATGGGATGGTCTGTATTTTTTATTATCTATCAAACCGCTTTTTTTGATTTTTTTTATAGTATCTGTTGGAGCTTCCCATAATATACTTGTTGACAAATATAAATCAGGTCTGGCAGATTCTAGAAGCATAAGCATATTATATGAGCAGTTTTCATCAAAAAAATAGTAATCACTGCCTATACCCTGCATTTCCCATAAATGATTAAAAAGTTTTATTGTTTCATCTTTTGTAAGGTTTAAATCATATTCCCAAATATCTCTGTTTTCCATATTGCCATATTCAAATATAGTTTTGTAATATTCTTTAATGGTAAAATAGCCAAAATAACCCCCAAATAAGCCTAGTGTAACATATTCTATTCCATTAACATCTTCTGGCATATCAGCTGCAAAAGTTACACTGTAAGAAGTAAGCGAGTCATTACTGGAATTATTTATTCTAAGCATAGTATGCCCAAACATACTGGCAGGGTTTTTAAGATACATAAATGGAAATATTACTGTTACACTTGCAGGGTCCATCTTTTTTTTAAATTCATTATATTTAGTGCATGATTTTTCAGGCAGTTTATTTCTATCTATATCAAGCCTTTCCACTAACCATTCCCGTCTGCCTGCAAAAACACATACTGGATGGCTGTTATCATCATTTTTTGATAAATCATTATCAAATAAAGCAAGTATAGTAGCTTCAAGCTCATCTTTTGGCGAATATTTACCATTTTCTGCTAAAAAAAATTTCTCATCATCTACAAGGCTTCTCAGCTTTCTGCCTGCTGGCTTTTTATACTCCATAAGCACATACCACATTCTTTCATCATATATTTTTTCATTTAATGCTTTTTCAGCAATTATTTTACCATACTGGCTTGGCTCTGCTTGAGAAAATACTGGAAGTAAAAAGATAATAAATATAAAAATAAATAGTGGAAATATCTTATATTTCATAGAAAATAAAGAGGGCATTAAATGCCCTCATTATGTTAATTAGCTGAGTGCTACAATTTTATTAGCAACTGAATCAGATTGAACATCTGCATTAGGGAAAATATCGCTGAAATTAGCCTGTAATTTGTTTGCGAAAGCATCTATATCTTTAACAGCAAGCATAGTGCCTAAAGAATTAATAGTGTCCCCGTGCCCCATAGCTATATCTTTAGCAAGATTATCCATATTATCAGTAACAAATTCATAGACTTCTGTGCTGACTACTTTATTGATTTTACCTTGACAACCAACTGTTCCAGTAGTCATAGAGAAAGTATTTGATAATGTTGAGTTAGTCCAAGAAGCTGTCATTTGAAGTAACCAGCCACCGTTAGGTTTACCAACAGTTTCAAATAATAATGTTCCGATACCACAACCAGCATTATTTCTAAGTGTACCTGCAAATGCAGCTGGTGCCATTATACATACAATGAGTAATACTAAAAAAACTTTTTTCATGTATACTCCTCCTAAAAAAATTCTTTTTTTACTTTTATCATTGAAAATATCTTTTGTCAACCTATTTATAATACTGTTTTTAAGCATTTTTTACTTAAAAATATTTGCTAAAAACAAGTGGTTTACTTTAAATATAAATCAAGAGCATTTAAAAATTCTTTTCTTATCCGCGGGTTGCTGATAATCTGTGCATGATTAGAAAAATCATCTTTCAGCAGCATTTTTGGCTCTTTTGCTATTTTATATAGTGCCTCTCCATTATTAAACTTCACAAGCTTATCTGCTTTTGAATGTATAATAATAGTATTTTTTATTTTACTGCTCTTTAAATTATCAAGTGAAGAATATTCTTTTGGTATGCTCCATGTGACAGCATACTGCCATATATATGTAAAAAAATTGCTGGCTGCCACTTCTTTTGCAATACTCCGCCATGAAGTAAAGGTGGATTCTAAAACAAGTACTTTAAATTTATCAGCATAAGGGGAATATCTTGCAATATGGGCAGCAACTGCTCCGCCTAAACTCTGACCATAAAGCACCATATTTCTTTTATCTATTTTATCATCTTTAAATACTGCTTCTGTATATTCTAAACCATCCTGCAAAACACCTTTTATATCAGGCTTGCCTTGAGATATACCATACCCCCTGTAATCAAAAGTCAATAAATTATAGCCTTTATCTACAAGCCACATCACAGCCACGCTTTCTGTGCTTATATTATTTGAATTACCATGAAGAAAAAATATTGTGCCTTTAGGATTTTTTACTTTTGTTTTAAAATACCAGCCATGCAGAAGCTTACCGTCGTTAGTGTCTACAAGAATATTTTCAGGATTATTTGCACATGTTTCAGGCATATAAAAAAGCTGCTGTTTAGGAAAGAAAAAATATTTTTCACAGCCTGCAAGTAATAATAAAACTGTAATTAATAATATAGTTTTTATTTTATTCATATTGTTATATATTTTTATTTTACGGAAAATGTCAAGTAATTATTTTACTGTTTTACCACCAATTTTTTTGAGCTGTAATAAAGAGTGATGATTTATAATAAACTTTGTAAGAATACTTATAACTCAATATTCCTATGAAATATATTGTAAACTATTATACCGCCGCACATCTCAAAAATCAAAGTTTTCGTTATTTTATTCCTTATGCTCCAATTCCTTAAACATTCACTGTTTTTAATTTTATTAAATAAGTTATTTCTATTATTTGATAGTTATAAGTATTCTTACAAAAAAATCGGGGCAAACCAGATTATTTTAAAATTTCAGATGAATAGATTATTTGCTTAGCTCAAAATGATGGCACATTTATGTAATATGCAGCATTTCAACCCATATAAAATTATGGGTTGAAATATATATAATTATAAAAATGAATAGGAATAAGATGAGTGGTCTTTATATTTGCCATTTAATACTGCAATTACATCTTCTGTAAGAACAATCTCTTCATCTGTTGGGATAACAAATACTTTTATTTTTGACGAGCTTGCAGATATTTCTGTTTCTACTCCCCGCTTTAAATTTCTATTTTTTTCTTTATCAATCTCAATACCCAGATATTCAAGATTTTCAAGAGTTTTTTCCCTAATTAAAGATGAATTTTCACCTACTCCACCAGTAAATGATAAAGCGTCTACTTTATTTAAAACAGCCATAT
Proteins encoded in this window:
- a CDS encoding DUF3015 family protein, which translates into the protein MKKVFLVLLIVCIMAPAAFAGTLRNNAGCGIGTLLFETVGKPNGGWLLQMTASWTNSTLSNTFSMTTGTVGCQGKINKVVSTEVYEFVTDNMDNLAKDIAMGHGDTINSLGTMLAVKDIDAFANKLQANFSDIFPNADVQSDSVANKIVALS
- a CDS encoding alpha/beta hydrolase, translating into MNKIKTILLITVLLLLAGCEKYFFFPKQQLFYMPETCANNPENILVDTNDGKLLHGWYFKTKVKNPKGTIFFLHGNSNNISTESVAVMWLVDKGYNLLTFDYRGYGISQGKPDIKGVLQDGLEYTEAVFKDDKIDKRNMVLYGQSLGGAVAAHIARYSPYADKFKVLVLESTFTSWRSIAKEVAASNFFTYIWQYAVTWSIPKEYSSLDNLKSSKIKNTIIIHSKADKLVKFNNGEALYKIAKEPKMLLKDDFSNHAQIISNPRIRKEFLNALDLYLK
- a CDS encoding Lnb N-terminal periplasmic domain-containing protein — its product is MPSLFSMKYKIFPLFIFIFIIFLLPVFSQAEPSQYGKIIAEKALNEKIYDERMWYVLMEYKKPAGRKLRSLVDDEKFFLAENGKYSPKDELEATILALFDNDLSKNDDNSHPVCVFAGRREWLVERLDIDRNKLPEKSCTKYNEFKKKMDPASVTVIFPFMYLKNPASMFGHTMLRINNSSNDSLTSYSVTFAADMPEDVNGIEYVTLGLFGGYFGYFTIKEYYKTIFEYGNMENRDIWEYDLNLTKDETIKLFNHLWEMQGIGSDYYFFDENCSYNMLMLLESARPDLYLSTSILWEAPTDTIKKIKKSGLIDNKKYRPSHIKILEIYSKGLPNKAVTLAQDVAKGKKTIDDINNSNYSVEEKAAIYDLAIEAMRFNFLQKEYLTEQIVKEYQAATINILANRAKLGVVSHKKIDEPGSPDEGHNITRISIGVGAENFKDFYTEAGFKLGFHDLDDIDKGFIQNSQLSVLDVNVRWNTRTNEVTVPEAALLKFSSYSPVSRMTKSLSWKIEAAGEERDYKNGSFFTPYIRGGVGVTFAGGGFSSWIMADVDLAFSEGYNPYWTGLGFGGDIGLMYSFIGGKFLARGYYRYFVLDNLGAEFGGSFGYTIPVTQNNSIEIKYAYKNHWEIENHDIGLSWRFYF